GGTCAGCTCCTGCAGCGCGTCGAGCACCTCGCCGTTGCGCCCGACGAGCTGCTGCAGGTCGGCACCCACGATGGACACCGCGGCGCGGTCGCCCTCGACGTCCATGTCGAGGTCGCCGTCGAGGTCGGCGATGTCCAGCAGCTCCTCGAGGTAGTCAGCGGCGATGTCGCCCTCGGCCTCGAGCCGTTCGACCCGGCTGCTGCCCGAGTCCTCCCGGCCGGTCGCTGCAGGCTCGTCGGTCGTCTCCCCCGCGTCGTCGTTCTCCTGCTCCGCGCGGGGGGTGTCAGTGGTCTCCTCGACGTTCTCGTCGAGCGGGTGGTCGGTCACGGCTTCATCCTTGCTCGTCATGGGCGCTGGTCACTTCTTCTTCTTGTTCTTGCGCTGCTGCCGGGACTCCCGCTTCGGCTGCTGGCGCTGGGCGGGACGGACCTCGGGCTCCGGCACCGGCTCGGCCGTCGCGGTGTCGAGCACGATCCCCTTCCGGGCGGCCTTGGCGGCGTCACGGTCCTGCTTGGCCTGGAAGGCCGGGGTTCCGGGCGCAGGGTTGTTGCGGATCACGTAGAACTGCTGGCCCATCGTCCAGAGGTTCGAGGTCGTCCAGTAGAACAGCACGCCGACCGGGAAGAAGATGCCGCCGAAACCGAAGGCCAGCGGGAGCACGTAGAGCAGCAGCTTCTGCTGCTGCGCGTAGGGACCGGTGAGCGCGTCGGGCGGCATGTTCTTGCTCATCAGCTGGCGCTGGGTCAGGAACGTCGTCGCGGTCATCGCCAGGACGAGCACCGCGGCCAGGATCCGCACGCTCAGCAGGTCGGTGGTCAGGAAGGTGTCGGAGATCTTGGCGTTGAGGAAGACCGCGTCGCCGAACTGCCGGTTCAGCTCCACCGTCATCAGCCCGCGCACCTGCTCGGGGTTCTTCGCAGCCTGGTCGATCAGACGGAAGAGCGAGAGGAAGATCGGCATCTGCAGCAGGATCGGCAGGCAGGACGCGAAGGGGTTGGTCCCCGAGTCGCGGTAGAGCTTCATCGTCTCCTGGGCCAGGCGCTCCCGGTCGTGCCCGTACTTCTTCTGCAGCTCCTTGACCTTGGGCTGGATCAGCTGCATGTTGCGGCTGGACTTGATCTGCTTGACGAACAGCGGGATCAGGGCCGCGCGGATGACCAGGGTCAGCCCGATGATGGAGAGCAC
The genomic region above belongs to Nocardioides coralli and contains:
- a CDS encoding protein jag, with amino-acid sequence MTDHPLDENVEETTDTPRAEQENDDAGETTDEPAATGREDSGSSRVERLEAEGDIAADYLEELLDIADLDGDLDMDVEGDRAAVSIVGADLQQLVGRNGEVLDALQELTRLAVYRETGERSRLMLDVGGYRAEKREQLVALAEKTVTEVKESGEPASLDPMSPFERKVVHDAVAAAGLTSESEGVEPRRYVVVLPQ
- the yidC gene encoding membrane protein insertase YidC, coding for MWPLYWVISAVLLAFHTLFGNIFGDASGIAWVLSIIGLTLVIRAALIPLFVKQIKSSRNMQLIQPKVKELQKKYGHDRERLAQETMKLYRDSGTNPFASCLPILLQMPIFLSLFRLIDQAAKNPEQVRGLMTVELNRQFGDAVFLNAKISDTFLTTDLLSVRILAAVLVLAMTATTFLTQRQLMSKNMPPDALTGPYAQQQKLLLYVLPLAFGFGGIFFPVGVLFYWTTSNLWTMGQQFYVIRNNPAPGTPAFQAKQDRDAAKAARKGIVLDTATAEPVPEPEVRPAQRQQPKRESRQQRKNKKKK